The nucleotide sequence tgttaatcagctataccccaatacaaaatgtttttggcattacaaaaagaaagaaagagagaaagagagacctgAAGATTAGACGACGTTTGCAAAGTTACAGAGCAATTCAGCAGCAGAGCCAGCATCTCTCCACAGGGAGAGATTTGCTTTTCTGCCATCAACGTTGATGCTACTGTTAATGTGACTTTTCTCTAAAAGGATTTCTGCAAAAATCCTTTGGTTTTTCAACCAAGTCTCCAAATATTACCTGATGCTTGTCAGTCCCCATCTCAGATGGTAGAAAAGGTGACAAGGGTATGTGAAAAGTTTCAGAGGTGCTTGAAAAACAGGAGCTTGTCAACAGTGTGAAATGAGAGCTGGGGGTCAGTATTAAAATTAGAAGTGGGTCATAAAACCCAGCCCTGCCAGGCCACCTGGGGAGGGACAGCGGCTCTGGTGGCCCCCACCCCTCTTCTACCTCAGCCTTTCTGCCAGCCTACCCACCCCCCCACTGGCTGCAAGGCCCTTCTGCTGGCCTGCAGTTCAGCCAGCTAATACTCTCCTGAACAAACCCCGTCTGCAGCCACTTTTTCACAGGTTCTCAAGTACTGGGGTTACCAAGAGGGCTGGATGTttgaaagataaaacaaaaaaaaccccaccattACAGTGGTTATCTCAGACGCATGGGATCACAAGTCCCAAATTtgattttatacaattttttaaatttctaaaatatatcagtcagtccagttcagttcagttgctcagtcgtgtccaactctttgcgaccccatgaattgcagcatgccaggcctccctgtccatcaccaactcccggagttcacccagactcatgtgcatcgagtcggtgatgccatccagccatctcatcctctgtggtccccttctcctcctgtccacaatccctcccagcatcagtcttttccaatgagtcaactcttcgcatgaggtggccaaagtattggagttcagcctcagcatcagtccttccagtgaacacccaggactggtctcctttaggatggactggttggatctccttgcagtccaagggactctcgagagtcttctccaacacagttcaaaagcatcaattcttcggcgctcagctttcttcacagtccaactctcacatccatacatgaccattgcttaaaaaaaatttttttttttaatctgtttttatcaAGTGGCCTGGAGGCTGGCCAAAAATATCTGGATCCCACTTTAACCCTGGAGGAATGGCACACATGGGGGTTTCAGTAGGGCCCTGTGTccactgcttttttcttttttgagtatagctgatttaccaCGTTGTTAGCTTCAGgtacacaacaaagtgaatcagttatagccagtttttaaggttttttcccatataggccattacagagtattgagtagatttccatgtgctgtacagtaggcccttactatttttaaaaatatggaatgcttcacgAATTCGTGTCATCCTTGCACAGAGGTCATGCTAATCTCTGTATTCCAATTTTAGCATTCATGCTCCTGAAGCAAGTACCATGTCCATTGCTCTTAATTCAGCTCCTTGTCATCAAAGAACCAAGATCTCCAGAGGTAGAGAAGCAATCTCATTAACAATTGCTATGTCAAGTTCCAAAGCACGGGGCTGGCAGGTGGTGAGGGAAGCCTAGGGAGGGGAGCTTGCCTGAGCAGAGCACACGAGAGAACGACAACCCACAGCCACTCCTGGGTGCAGACACAGCGGCCCACCAGCCCGGGGCTGCTCCAgctggggagcagaggggagaGGCGGACAGACGCCCTCTCTGCAGTTCACATCAGGCCTCTCTGCCATTTCCCGTGGCTGGCTTAGTGGTTGGCAGAGACAGTGCCACCCCAGACTTAGAAGTGGAGCATCTGGGAGTGTGAAAGGCTGGCTCTCAGCCTTTCACCAGGTACCAGGCAGGCTGGACAGAGGGCTGCATTTGCCAGGAAGTGGCAGCAGAGGTGTGATGCCCATCTGTTCCTCTCAGACTCGGGCTCAGAAGAGGGTGGAGCGGCTCCATGGCATTACAGGGAAAGGTGTGGGGCTTGTACTGCAAGCCTGTCACAGAAGGGAGCATGGGGCAGCTGAACAGAGTGAGGCAGCTCTGCAAGAGCGGATGCGGACAAACACCCAAGACTGGGTTTAAAAGCATGGCGCACGTGTGCAGCACGCCATCATCTGTGGAGAAAGAGGAGCTTAGCATCAGAGGTTACGTGGAAGGATCCAGGTGGCCATGGTGGTGGGCAGGGGGCCAGGGGTGTGGAGCAGGAGGGAAAGACACCCTCTGTGCCTTCTCAGTTTTAGACAcataaaacatcatttttaaaagagcatgAACACATGTGAGCAAACACATCCATGGTGTCACCTGCCACGTGTCACAAAGCCACGAAATATGCCCTCAGCCCCTCTCTAGAGGCAGCACCGTGTCCTCCCCACCACTGTCCACCCCACCTGTGACGGCCCATGCAGCCCAGCTGCTCCTTACCTCACCATCTCCCCAGCTGCCCCTCAGCCCCGAGAACCGTTATCTCAGAACCAGTGGAAGCGACCCACTTGCTGGGGCCGAGGTGGCACGTGTGAGGATGGCAAGCTCCAGTGGCTGGTTTTTGGGTACATGAGGGGCACCGTGAGCAGTGAGGGACGTGGATTGTGGAGGGGACTCCTGTCTTATGCAAGCTGAAGCCTGGGGGTCACTTCACCCTGGGATCTCCATTTCCTTAACACACAAAGAAGGGGTTGCAATGGGGGAGTCTGTCTGGATCACACGCCAGCAGGCCCACCTCATGGCCACTTCTCCAGACCAGTTGTGTACTGGGTGCTTTGACCACAGGCCCACAGAAACACGAAGCGAGCTCTCCATGCATGCTGAAACATTCTGGGAGCCCcacaaaaaagtggaaaaaacaggtaataacagattttatttagTCCAATATATGCAGATTATCATTTCAAATATGccatcaatataaaaattaccaAGTCTCTACTCTTTTTAGCTGTGTTTGCAATCAGTGTGTATATTTACACATCATCTTGATTTACAATACGcgatcaatataaaaattaccgAGTCTCCACTTTTTAGCTCTGTGTTTGCAAtcagtgtgtattttatatttacacaTCTTGATTTGGCCCAGCCACACCTCAAGGGCTGAAAGGCAGCGGAAGCAGTGGGGACCTCCCTGGTCAGCACCAGTGCTGGAGTGACCAGGCGGCCCGCCCTTCGCTTCAGATGTCATCAGGCTCCGCGCTGAGGCCAGCCGGAGCAGCAGCTGCATCCCCAGACAAGGCCCAGCCACTTGAGCAGCGGGTCCAGCTCCTTGCCAGACGAGGAGGGGAGCTGGGGCTGGATGCCAGACAAGACTGCAGAGCACCTGGCGAACAGGAAGCCAAGATGCCCGAGGCCTGGAGTAGGGTCACACGGGCTTCGGGGTGACAGAAGTCAGGGTTTCCACAACACAACCCCTCTCCCCCACACTGGAGCAGAGGCTGCTGTCAGTTACATCCACTCATTCTCTGACATGCCTCTGAACACCTTCTAACCCCCGGCCCTCAGCCGGGCAGTGAGGACACAGCCACCCCTTATGGGACTCCTACCCAGAGCAGGAACCTGCTAACACTGCCCTGGAGGCTCATTTACTCACCCATCTCACCCAAAAATTTCTGTGAGAGGACAATCACCTTAGAGATGAGGTTAAATCACTTCCCAACAGCCACACACCAACAGGTGGGAGGGCAGCCTCCCACCACTTCAACATTGCAGTCACACACCCCAGCTTCACAGAGGCCCCAGGATCCCACAGTCACAAGGCATGGGGCCACCACTGCAGAAAGCATACGAAACGGGCCAGGAGAAGATTCCCAGGGGCAGCCCACCGTACGAGAGGGGAGCTGGGCCTCCAGAGGATCAGCAGGCGCAGAAGGTAAGAGGTGTGAGGGGTGCAGTGCTCAGAAAACCGTGACTGCCAGCGGCTGGATCAGGCCCCACGTGAGGTGCGGGTGTCGGCCAAAACCAGTGCCCAAGGTCCCTACACTCCATAAGAACTGGGGTTTTACCCTCAGGCACAGGGGAAGCCACTCAAGAGTTCTATCCGTGGCACGAACAGGACCaggttttaaaaatcactgtaaaGGAGAAATCCCCAAGCCTGATCGGCTCCCCTTCTCTCAGCATGTTTTACGACACCCTAGGACTTAACCTCCCAGGGCCTGAAGTTTACTCACTCCATCATTTTATGAAAGCGATGCCGCTGACCTGGAGCTCCTGAGGGTCTTAATGCAAAGCTGATAAGCCCCTGGTCTTCCTGGCCTGCTAGGcgcctccacccccagccccacagcaATGGCCTCCACGTCCCCGCAGAGACAGGGAGGATTCTTGCGGCCACTGAGAGAAAGCACTGAAACATTTCAGCTGCACAACTGCAGGGCCCtactgcctcccacccccagacAAGGAGTAACATCGTTCACTGCCTCCCAAGCCTCCCCTCTGCCCAACCCCCTCCACACATCCTTCCAGCTCCCCTGATTATCCGCTCCATTTTCAGTGCATCAGCTTTTGAGGCTGGCCTACTTTCCAAGGATGTAGGAGCAGAAACACTTGTGCATTATACGAACAGCAGAACATAACTGGAACAGGACACAGAAAGGGGGGAGCCAGCAACAGGGTGTGCCAAGgatgcagcagcagctggtgaaaGAACCAGCAAGGCAGAGCACAAACCATTACCTTGAGGGGCGTGGGGGGCAGCAGGAAGGAAGGGGCAACaggagggagaaggcagagaCACCTCCTCACACAGCCCCGCTTGGCCACTGACAGCTGGAACAGAGCTTAGTCCAGGAGGCAGCTGCCCAGATCCCCTTACCCAGTTAGAAGAGGACTTGAGGCTCAGGAAGCCACGCTCAGTGTGAGCAGAGGGCAGCCCACGGCACATCTCCGGGCTTGGGGAGGAATGGGGAGTGATAAGCCAGACCAGACTATGGAGCCTGTCCTGGGGACCACCTTCAGAGGTAAGTGTTCCATGCAAGTGCAAGGCCAAGGTCCCCCAGCCAGGACCTTGCTCTAAATTTCCAGCTGCATGAACCTCTGGCCTGAAAGACCAACCCCTGCTTCTGCAGGAAGACGGATCGTGTCAAGGAATGTCAAGGAGGAAGCACTCCCTTCCCACAACCCCTCCTCTGCAGGGGCCTCTGCAGGGCTGTGCATCTTGGTCTTGTCTTCACAACACCTGCCAGGCCCGCCAGTGCAGGGCGCAAGGGGAGGGTGCTTGAGGCAGCCTGACACGGTGCCCCAGCCAGGTCAGCTTCCCCTGGAATTAGGCTGGCTGTGCTGGCAGGGCCCATTGGCTGCAGGAAGCAGGTTGCCAAGGACGAGTGACTCTGCTTCTCCGGCAGGCTTGGGGCACAGGGGGTTGAGGCGAGCAGGGACGACCACTCAGTGCTGGATGGGAAGCTGGCAGAGAGGAGGAGACATGGCCTCGCGGATCCGCTGGAAGATCTGAGCCAGCTTGTAGAGGAAGGGCAGGGAGCGGGGAGACGCTGCAGGGAGAGGCCAGTCAGTGCCCGCCCTACCCCTCCCGCCCCCCACTCGGCCACTCCTCCCCCAAAACTCTCCTACCTGGGGAGTGACCATGCCagtgcccctcctcccctcccaacGGGAGAGAATTTCCCTTTCTCCAGAATATAATCTCTGGGTTGTATTTTCTTTATGTGGATGAGAGAAAACTTCAGTTTGCTGAGAAAAAGATCcaaatttattatgttttaatctaactttttaatactaaaaaattGGTAATGATGGCTGCCTCTGTGTAGATGAATTTGGGAAGAGACTTTTCACTACATTCCTCTTTGTGCCTTTTAAGTTTGAAGCCAAGCCATAATACTACCTCTTTTTATCATAAGTTAATTATATtaacaataaaagtaaaattagccTCTTTTGAATGAGAGCTGAGCTGGctgctttggtttgtttttccttatttGAATTACTGACTTTTTAATAGACtttcttccttcttaaaaaaaatatgttactTTTAAGAAAGCTATTTCAGTCCACCCTCTTCATGTCCTCCTGGCTGGGTTCTAACtgcagcccagccctgggctctCACCAACCTGCACGGACTGTCCTGGGCGCTCCTGGAACAGCCCCTTGCCATCCCCACTCAGAAGACCAGGGTTCTGAGACTGAAGGACTCCTAAGAACCACAAAAATCtttctaatttttacttttaagtctCTGGAATAAAGTAAAAGGTCAGAGggtggacaggactgaacacaaACTCCTAAGCTTTCCAAAGGGCTAACCAGTGACTCTCCTCAAGCAAACAGAGCTGTTCAGAGGAATCTCCTGCTCAGTACCAGCCATGGGGTCAAATGGACAAGCTGAGCTGTGCAGAAACAGCTCCCAGACAAGAAAAAGGGAAGTGGGGATACAGAAGGATTTAGGGTTAAATGAAGAGCAGCAGACAGAATGTCTGTGTGACCCTGGAGCAGTCACTTCTCTCTGGTTCTTAGGTTTCCCAAccgaaaaagaaaatgaaagtgaagggatTGAAATTAAGggtttccagttttcctttcagttttgaaAGTTATACAACCCTAAGTCTAAATTCATGAGAAGAGGTTAGGTTATAattcacacacagtcacacacagaaAAGTTCACGAGTGAGCTCCTAACCTCTGGCCCAGTGCTCACAAGGTGAATTCACCCTCGGGAAAGAGCACAGCAGAAAACAGCAAGAAGTCATCAAAATGTTCGGAGGTAccacctcatactggtcagaatggccaccatcaaaagcgaaagtgaaatcgctcagttgtgtccaactctttgtgactccatggactgtagcctgccaggctcctctgtgcatgggattttccaggcaataatactagagcgggctgccatttccttctccaggggatctttccaacccagggattgaaccagggtctcccgcattgtaggcagacgcttttaccgtctgagccaccagggaagtcacctgcCCCCGTCccccaccataaaaaaaaaaaaaaaaatgctggagagggtgtggagaaaagggaaccctcccacactgtgggtgggaatgtaaattggtgaagccattatagagaacagtatcaaggttccttaaaaactaaatacagctaccatgtgacccagcaatccccactactgggtatatatccagaaataaatataattcaaaatacacgtgtaccccactgttcacagcagcactatttacaacagccaggacatggaagcaacctaaacatcctTTAAGAGAGGAATGGACAAAGAtgcagtacacacacacagtggaatattactcagtcataaaaagggaCAAACGAAATgtgtagagacatggatgaacCGAGAGGGTGTCatagagtgaagttaagtcagaaagagaaaaacaagtattgtatattaacacatatgttgtgcaatctagaaaaatggtatagatgaccttatctgcaaagcagaaatagagacacagacgtaggaAACAAACGTATGGATACCAAGGTGGAAGGCGGGAGGAAACTGGGAGAATGAGactgacatacatatacatatgactGATATACATATCAATACTATGTACAAGATCGAAGCTGATGGGAACacagtatatagcacagggagctctactcagtgctctgcagtgacctgaatgggaagggagTCCAAAAGGGAagggtatatacatacatacagctgattcattgtgctgtacattagaagctaacacaacactgtaaagcaactatgctatGATAAAAactacacaaataaataaaaaggaatcacTGAAATGTTCAAAAACAGGGCACTGTAAAATCAATTATGGAAGTTACTGAAaactggaatattatttagttgTGTAAAGTtttaaagccatttttttttttttggtggggggagggccaCAATTTATGGCTTACAGAATCTTAtctccttgaccaggaatcaaacccaggccttcagcagtgaaagcatggggTCCTAACAACTAGATCGCCTGGGGATTCCCTAAAGCCATGTATTAAAGAATACTTATAGGGGAATGAGGAACTGGAAGAAGGCTGTCAAAAAGTCCTtttagttataagataaataagtatcaggaatgtaatgtacaacatgatgactataattaacactgctgtatgttgcATACAAAAGTTAAGAAAGTCCTAAGAGTTTCTCattgcaaggaaaaaaattttttatctatATGAGGATAAATGTTCACTGTACATACTGTGGGAATCATTTCATggtgtatgtaagtcaaatcattatgctctacaccttaaacttatacagtgctgaatgtcaattatatctcaataaaactagaagaaaaaaaaagaatacttaacGACAAGCAAAACTGCATCAACATCCAGAAAAAGACTAACGATTACAGTAGCTGACTGAAGGGTGATTTGTTTTCTCCGTTatacttttctgttttccatattctctaaaatatatttttcctattgTAATTGTATTTCTACAAcataatatgttttaatttaatgtaaCTTTTTTACACATTATGatgaaggtttttctttttcaattctgaggggactccttggtggtccagtggttgagaatctgcctgctcgTGTTTGATCTCTTCTctggcaagatcccacatgctacagggcagctaagcccatacaCTGCACCTACTGGAGCCGGAATGCTCTACAGCCCGGGTGTGGCAACCACTAAGCctaagcaccacaactactgaacagcccctgcttgccacaactagagaaagcctgcgtgcagcaacaaagacccagcacagccaaaaagaaaacaaataaaccctGAGGCTCTACTCAGAGTTCAACCCTGGACGTCCAGAGTTGACAAGGCAGAATGGACTCTCTCCAGGACTGGTCTCTCCTTCAAGGTGGGCTGGCTCCGGTTCAGGTCCACCAGCTCCTCCTTGCAGATGAGACCACGGAAAACCCCCAGGAGGGCTCCCAGGCCCAGCCCTGGTCAACCGCCCTGTcctgggagggtgggtggggaggcaggTGTCCTCACTCACCTGGATCAAACCTCAACACCAGGAGGCAGAGGAGCAAGGCGGCCAGCAGGCTCTTACTGAAGGGCAGAGAAAAGAAGTGGCTGACTGCAGAGTCCCAGAGCTGGCGCAGCAACGTCAGTAGAGACAGGAACTtgtgggaggaggagcctggcggggtgaCAGAGTAGAACTTCAGTAAAGAAGCAGCTTCCCGACTCCAAGCTTTGAGTCTAAGTCGAGCCAAGACTGGTTTCCTCATGCAGTCCACAAAATGGTTCTAAGGGAGCTTCCAGGCATCCAGAGATGCCTTCAGCACTGATTATATCAGAACACCAGCTCCATCCAAGAGGACTGTGACGACACCAGACGCCACCTCCACAGAAGAGGACTCTGGCATCACCAGACATCAGCTCCAGAGGAGACGACTCTGATGCCACCAGATGCCAGCTCCAGAGGAGCGGGCTCTGACATCACCAGACGCCAGCTCCACAGGAGAGGGCTCCGACGTCACCAGACGCCAGCTCCACAGGAGAGGGCTCCCATGTCACCAGACACCAGCTCCATCCGAGAGGACTGTGACATCACCAGACACAACCTCTGTAGGAAAGGATTCTGACATCACCAGACACCAGCTCCAGAGGGGAGGGCTGTGATGTCACCAGACACCATCTCCGTAGAAGAGGACTCTGACGTCACCACATACCAGCTCCACAGGAGAGGGCTCTGACATCACCAGACACCACCTCTGTAGAAGAGGACTCTGACATCACCACACCAGCTCTGTGGGACAGGACTTCAACAGAAATGTCAACTTAGCTGGGGAACCTGGTACATCTGGTGTTTCTTTAACAGCTTCACAGTATTCTTCATATTCTGGCCTAAGACATATGCACAGTTACACAGCAATAATTCTTGATGATCAGTAAAGGCAGAAAACAAAGGGCACCTCATAGGCACAGTGAAGAATCCCATCTTGGACTGAGCACAAACATGAACACCACCTTCAAGCCCTGAAGACACCCTGGACTCGCCATCCAAGCGCCTCCTCCCCAGGCACTGGACAGGCAGAGGGTTTGTGGAGTTACATGGAGTCCCTGAAGCCAACAACCTGCTGCAAAGAAGTGACCCTGCCTCAGCAGGTCCCTGCTCTTAAGCACACAAAGAAAACACCTCAGAGACAGGATTAGTCTCCTGAGGGCTGAAGGTCCTCCATGTATGCCTATTCTATGTGTCACgaacagagaaaacaaagatcaggggGTTAAAAACCACCAGGAGGAAAACTTCAACTCAGCATCAGGAAGAACTTCCCTGCACAACCCTCCACAGCTGAAAGGCActgcttcaggagatggtgaagtaaCATCCTGGCCAGGCCAGCACAGTGGAGACAGATCTACTGATAGGGGCCCACGGAGGAGATGATTTTCAAGAGACAAAAGTAAGGCTCTGAGACCTGCACCACCTGCCTCCCAAAGCCAACTGCAGAGGGGCTGGGCTTTCGAAGCACCTTAACAGATTTCTTATCCTGCAATCTTGGAAACATACAAAGCATTGTTCCCAAGGCCCAGGAAGGTCATGATGGACCCCACGTCCAGGAGGAAGCCCTCAGCTTCTGCACAGAGGGCTGCAGAAGGATGATGTCCCACCTTCCTGGTTTAGTGTCTGCGTCTCCTCGGAGCCAGAGTGCCCATGTGTCTGCTGCTGCCTCGCTGCACTAATGGCCTGAAGCGCATCCAGCCGCTGTTTCTCGCTGAAGGCTGCAGAGCCCACCACCAGCTCTTCAGCCTCTGACAGGAGGCCCAGAGGAAGTAGCACCCGCTGCAGGTGAAGTTCTGCTAAGGATCTATACTCTGGAAGGCCCTGGTTGTCAGGGTCTTGAAGCCAAGCACGGACTCCATCCAGCACGGCTCCAGGCTCTTGCATTTTACTGTATAAAAGAACACTGCAGCCCCAAATAATCCAATCCCAGAAAAACAGTGGTCAATGCTTCACGGTTTGTTAATTTCTCTTAACCACTAAACTCCTCCTACCCAGCCTCTCCTTTGTGCCCTCAAGTCCTTCCCTAAGGGACACTGACACGGCAAGAATCAGAAGTTCTTAGAAGCAGCAAGCAACTCTCAGCTCTGGCACCTCCCCCTTCTGTCACCCCACTTCATGTCTCCCatcccttcctcttttccctATCCCACTCCTAAATTCCTTCTTCCTCATCTTTTCATGCATATGTTTTGAGTCTGGAGGGCGCCGGGGGGACAGGGGGTGGGGAACAGGGAAAGAATTAGATTTAAAGGGAAATGGtatgggaagaaaaagaggagatatgAGAACTGAAGGGGtgtgatgtgcttagtcgctcagccatgtcggattctgtgtgaccccagggactgtagcccaccaggctcctctgtccatgggggttctccaggcaagaagtggagtgggttgccatgccctcctccaggggatcttcccaacccagggatcaaacccaggtctcgcacattgcaggcagattctttactgtctgagccaccagggaagcccaagaatactggagtgggtagcctatcccttctccagagcatcttcccgacccaggggaaAACCCTCTTGCTCCTGAGCTGACTCAGTGGGGAAGCAGTAAGGACCTAAGGACCTACCACAGTTCCAGGACTTTGGGGGGCAGCTTCTCAGGAGCCTGGTAATATTGAAGAACCCAGGACAGGACTTCCCGCCACCGATCCATTTCTGCCAGGGCCTGGATGCCCACAACACACAGAGAGCATTTCACCTCCAAGGAGCTGTCAGCAAAAAAGCCAATTTGGGAGTTCAGAAGTGGTTCCCCTGCACTGCCATGCCCACCTTCAGCCTGGGACTGTTCTTTACCAGCTCCCAAGTCAGTAGCCATtacctctcacctccctccatcCCCAGTATTCAAGAGGGCCTCACAATTATGACCCGTCTCATGAGCACCAGCAAGAGAAAACTGCCCTTTGCCCAGGAGCTAAACGTTTCTATAAATCTAAAGGCCAATCAGCTGCTGACCAGCACACGTCTCTGTATCCAGGTAAAGTCAGGGTTAACCAACAGGAAACGTTCATTTACTCCCAAGGGGGAAAGAACAGCTGCAGCACAGATGTGGGTGCAAAGAGGACCAGCCCTAAGAGTTTGCTTAGTGAAGAAAGGGCAGAAGCAGTCTCCGCCCAAGCGCAGCATCAGAATCACACCCTCAGCCTTTACAG is from Bubalus bubalis isolate 160015118507 breed Murrah chromosome 4, NDDB_SH_1, whole genome shotgun sequence and encodes:
- the PEX26 gene encoding peroxisome assembly protein 26 isoform X1, with translation MKSDPATSAAPLRALGGALRSSEPVRAVPAPSAAALLLEEAADLLVVNLDFGAALRTCERAWQGLAEEPAGASLEVKCSLCVVGIQALAEMDRWREVLSWVLQYYQAPEKLPPKVLELCVLLYSKMQEPGAVLDGVRAWLQDPDNQGLPEYRSLAELHLQRVLLPLGLLSEAEELVVGSAAFSEKQRLDALQAISAARQQQTHGHSGSEETQTLNQEVLSHRAGVVMSESSSTEVVSGDVRALSCGAGSSSHKFLSLLTLLRQLWDSAVSHFFSLPFSKSLLAALLLCLLVLRFDPASPRSLPFLYKLAQIFQRIREAMSPPLCQLPIQH
- the PEX26 gene encoding peroxisome assembly protein 26 isoform X2 yields the protein MKSDPATSAAPLRALGGALRSSEPVRAVPAPSAAALLLEEAADLLVVNLDFGAALRTCERAWQGLAEEPAGASLEVKCSLCVVGIQALAEMDRWREVLSWVLQYYQAPEKLPPKVLELCVLLYSKMQEPGAVLDGVRAWLQDPDNQGLPEYRSLAELHLQRVLLPLGLLSEAEELVVGSAAFSEKQRLDALQAISAARQQQTHGHSGSEETQTLNQEGSSSHKFLSLLTLLRQLWDSAVSHFFSLPFSKSLLAALLLCLLVLRFDPASPRSLPFLYKLAQIFQRIREAMSPPLCQLPIQH